From a single Stackebrandtia endophytica genomic region:
- a CDS encoding acyl carrier protein, which produces MSTTHTREEIVEGLAEILEEVAGVDPKEATEDKSFTEELDVDSLSMVEVVVAAEERFDVKIPDDDVQSLKTVGDAVSYIEKAQG; this is translated from the coding sequence ATGAGCACCACGCACACGCGCGAAGAAATCGTCGAAGGCTTGGCCGAGATCCTCGAAGAGGTCGCCGGAGTCGACCCCAAGGAGGCCACCGAGGACAAGAGCTTCACCGAGGAACTCGACGTCGACTCGCTGTCGATGGTCGAGGTCGTCGTGGCCGCTGAAGAGCGCTTCGACGTCAAGATCCCCGACGACGACGTTCAGAGCCTCAAGACCGTCGGTGACGCCGTCTCCTACATCGAAAAGGCTCAGGGCTAA
- a CDS encoding zinc ribbon domain-containing protein codes for MQADPADQRRLLDLQQADTALNQLTHRRTHLPQEEKLAELTEQVNTATDQRAQTEAAVYDLDRDITRVEREIDQVRTRADKDRALQESGSAGPKELAGLAHELETLARRQSELEDQQLELMEKRESTAEAGTGQAKQLAERQAELAEITADRDAELAELNTQTSAQRAARDAIAADIPDDLIALYEKIRKNQPIAAALLRQRRCEACRIEQSGGELAELRAAAPRDVARCDNCRAILVRTEESGL; via the coding sequence GTGCAAGCCGACCCGGCCGACCAACGCCGCCTGTTGGACCTTCAGCAGGCTGACACGGCACTGAACCAGTTGACACATCGGCGCACTCACCTGCCGCAAGAGGAGAAGCTCGCCGAACTGACCGAGCAGGTCAACACCGCCACCGACCAGCGGGCCCAAACCGAAGCGGCCGTCTACGACTTGGACCGGGACATCACACGGGTGGAGCGTGAGATCGATCAGGTCCGCACCCGGGCTGATAAGGACCGTGCCCTGCAGGAGTCGGGCAGCGCCGGCCCCAAGGAGCTGGCCGGCCTGGCACACGAACTGGAGACCCTCGCGCGTCGCCAGTCCGAATTGGAGGACCAGCAGCTGGAGCTGATGGAGAAGCGCGAGTCCACCGCCGAAGCCGGTACCGGACAGGCGAAGCAGCTGGCCGAACGACAGGCGGAGCTGGCCGAGATCACTGCTGATCGCGACGCCGAGCTGGCCGAGCTGAACACCCAGACGAGCGCGCAGCGGGCCGCACGCGACGCGATCGCCGCCGACATCCCCGACGACCTGATCGCGCTGTACGAGAAGATCCGGAAGAACCAACCCATCGCGGCGGCTCTGCTGCGGCAACGTCGCTGCGAGGCGTGCCGGATCGAACAGTCCGGTGGTGAACTGGCCGAGCTGCGTGCCGCCGCACCGCGGGACGTGGCCCGCTGCGACAACTGCCGGGCGATCCTGGTTCGCACCGAGGAGTCCGGTCTGTGA
- a CDS encoding PucR family transcriptional regulator: MAMELAATIQRIERAAGSLATQSVARMDEELSWFRDLPADQRSMVMLVAQAGVGSFVAWLRSEGNDLGFSDEVFDAAPAELARSISLQHTVALIKVVIEVVELQVPQLAAPGEETELGTAILRFSREVAFAAARVYARAAESRGAWDARLQALLVDGLLRGDDGDELAGRAAALGWADATPVSVTVGRSPGGEATAILHGIHRATRRLGVEILAGLHGDRLVLVLGGSSEPAEIAERLVGQFGDGPVVVGPVTANLIEAGASARAAMSGYRAAAAWPDAPRPVVAAQLLAERALAGDTEARRILRIDVFAALERAGGSLLETVDSFIATGGVLEGTARALFVHPNTIRYRMRRVAEVTGFSPFIPHEAFTLRVALAIGRLDPAVDVIR; the protein is encoded by the coding sequence ATGGCGATGGAATTGGCCGCGACAATACAGCGCATCGAACGCGCCGCTGGTTCACTGGCGACCCAGAGCGTCGCCCGGATGGACGAGGAGCTGTCCTGGTTTCGGGATCTGCCCGCCGATCAGCGGTCGATGGTCATGTTGGTGGCCCAGGCCGGTGTCGGTTCATTCGTGGCGTGGCTACGCAGCGAGGGCAACGATCTGGGGTTCAGTGACGAGGTCTTCGACGCCGCACCGGCGGAGTTGGCCCGGTCCATCAGTCTGCAGCACACCGTCGCGCTGATCAAAGTGGTCATCGAGGTCGTCGAGCTGCAGGTTCCGCAGCTGGCGGCTCCCGGAGAGGAAACCGAACTGGGCACGGCGATCCTGCGTTTCTCCCGCGAGGTCGCCTTCGCCGCCGCCCGGGTGTACGCACGGGCCGCCGAGTCACGCGGGGCGTGGGATGCGCGGCTCCAGGCGTTGCTGGTGGACGGCCTGCTGCGAGGTGACGACGGTGACGAACTGGCCGGGCGCGCCGCGGCGCTCGGTTGGGCGGATGCGACTCCGGTCTCGGTGACGGTGGGCCGATCCCCCGGCGGGGAGGCCACCGCGATCCTGCACGGCATCCACCGGGCCACCCGCCGACTCGGTGTCGAGATCCTTGCCGGCCTGCACGGAGACCGCCTCGTCCTGGTGCTGGGAGGCAGCAGCGAACCGGCCGAGATCGCCGAGCGCCTGGTCGGGCAGTTCGGTGACGGTCCGGTGGTGGTGGGTCCGGTGACCGCGAACCTGATCGAGGCGGGTGCTTCGGCTCGGGCCGCGATGTCGGGGTATCGGGCGGCCGCGGCCTGGCCGGATGCTCCACGACCGGTGGTGGCGGCTCAGTTGTTGGCGGAGCGGGCGTTGGCCGGTGATACCGAGGCGCGTCGGATACTGCGGATCGACGTGTTCGCCGCGTTGGAGCGGGCGGGTGGTTCGCTGTTGGAGACTGTCGACAGTTTCATCGCCACCGGCGGGGTCTTGGAGGGCACGGCACGGGCGTTGTTCGTACATCCGAACACGATCCGGTACCGGATGCGACGAGTCGCCGAGGTGACCGGTTTTTCACCTTTCATCCCTCATGAGGCTTTTACGTTGCGTGTGGCCTTGGCCATAGGACGGTTGGATCCCGCGGTCGATGTGATCCGTTGA
- a CDS encoding glutamate ABC transporter substrate-binding protein gives MRLRRNLTAVVPLAVMLVAVTACQAATSVDMTDVPTDYVMEMADESDMPDEILEIRERGRLVIGSKFDQPLTGLRDDATGRIEGFDAELGRILAQRIFGYAAEGENLDFIETISSNREPYLRDGVADFILATYTITEERKESVDFAGPYYVAGQSIMTRVGEEIDEVEKLAGKRVCFADDSTSGATIEQLVPKAQLRPMSNYDSCVTSLQAGRVDAVSTDNVILYGFAKKFPGEFHISEELFTTEAYGVGLPHNSPELREFINATLEEAYANGDWDRAFARTLETGGAVAPDEHPKIVRY, from the coding sequence GTGCGTCTCAGGCGAAACCTTACGGCGGTTGTCCCGCTGGCCGTCATGCTGGTGGCGGTCACCGCATGCCAGGCGGCCACCTCGGTCGACATGACCGACGTCCCCACCGACTACGTCATGGAGATGGCCGACGAGTCGGACATGCCCGATGAGATCCTGGAGATTCGGGAGCGCGGCAGGCTGGTGATCGGTTCCAAGTTCGATCAGCCGTTGACGGGGCTGCGGGATGACGCGACCGGCCGGATCGAGGGCTTCGACGCCGAGTTGGGTCGCATCCTGGCGCAACGGATCTTCGGATATGCCGCCGAGGGCGAGAACCTGGACTTCATCGAGACCATATCGAGCAATCGAGAGCCCTATCTGCGCGATGGGGTCGCCGACTTCATTCTGGCGACCTACACCATCACCGAGGAGCGCAAGGAGTCGGTCGACTTCGCCGGACCGTACTATGTGGCCGGTCAGTCGATCATGACCCGGGTCGGTGAGGAGATCGACGAGGTCGAGAAGCTGGCGGGTAAGCGGGTCTGCTTCGCCGACGACTCCACCTCCGGGGCCACGATCGAGCAACTGGTGCCGAAGGCCCAGCTGCGGCCGATGAGCAACTACGACAGCTGCGTGACGAGCCTCCAGGCCGGTCGAGTCGACGCCGTCAGTACCGACAACGTCATCCTCTACGGCTTCGCCAAGAAGTTCCCCGGCGAGTTCCACATCTCCGAGGAGCTGTTCACCACCGAGGCGTACGGCGTCGGGTTGCCGCACAACTCGCCCGAACTCCGGGAGTTCATCAACGCGACCTTGGAGGAGGCGTACGCCAACGGTGACTGGGATCGGGCGTTCGCTCGCACCCTGGAGACCGGGGGAGCGGTCGCCCCCGACGAGCACCCCAAGATCGTCCGTTACTGA
- a CDS encoding GPGG-motif small membrane protein translates to MLSFLLWLLAVVLVISGIVSLFRKQFLWGIVLIVVGLLVGPGGVSIFT, encoded by the coding sequence ATGTTGAGCTTTCTACTCTGGCTTCTGGCCGTCGTTCTGGTGATCTCCGGCATCGTGTCGCTGTTCCGCAAACAGTTCCTGTGGGGCATCGTTCTGATCGTCGTCGGCCTGCTGGTCGGGCCGGGCGGGGTCAGCATCTTCACGTGA
- a CDS encoding beta-ketoacyl-ACP synthase III gives MTVTGTRVIGLGHYQPEKVLTNDDLAKMVDTNDEWIQSRVGIKERRIAEKESVADMATFAAEKALTASGRSAADVDLVVVATCSAIDRVPNVACRVARQLGVEAPGAYDINTACSGFSHALATADHAVRAGAATTAIVVGVEKLSDFVDWTDRSTCVLFGDGAGAAVITATRDDEAPGVGPVVWGSVPAMSDVVRIEASHPYIAQEGQTVFRWAITTLAPLARKAAERAGVDMDDITAFVAHQANLRIIEGIAKKLKAPGAIIASDVIESGNTSAASVPLALSKLAESGQINSGDPVLLFGFGGGLTYAGQVIRCP, from the coding sequence ATGACCGTCACCGGGACCCGCGTTATCGGTTTGGGGCACTACCAGCCGGAGAAAGTACTCACCAACGACGACCTCGCCAAGATGGTCGACACCAACGACGAGTGGATTCAGTCGCGGGTCGGCATCAAGGAACGCCGCATCGCCGAGAAGGAGTCGGTCGCCGACATGGCGACCTTCGCCGCGGAGAAGGCGCTGACGGCTTCCGGCCGTTCCGCCGCCGACGTCGACCTCGTGGTCGTGGCGACCTGCAGCGCCATCGACCGGGTGCCCAATGTGGCCTGTCGAGTCGCCCGACAGTTGGGTGTCGAGGCCCCCGGCGCCTACGACATCAACACCGCGTGCTCGGGTTTCTCCCACGCGCTGGCCACCGCCGATCACGCCGTCCGGGCGGGCGCGGCCACCACCGCGATCGTGGTCGGAGTGGAGAAGCTGTCGGACTTCGTCGACTGGACCGACCGGTCGACCTGCGTCCTGTTCGGTGACGGCGCGGGCGCCGCGGTCATCACCGCCACCCGCGACGACGAAGCCCCCGGAGTCGGACCCGTCGTCTGGGGTTCGGTGCCGGCGATGAGCGACGTCGTCCGCATCGAGGCGTCCCACCCCTACATCGCCCAAGAGGGACAGACGGTGTTCCGGTGGGCGATCACGACCCTGGCGCCGCTGGCCCGCAAGGCCGCCGAACGCGCCGGAGTCGACATGGACGACATCACCGCCTTCGTCGCTCACCAGGCCAACCTGCGCATCATCGAGGGCATCGCCAAGAAGCTGAAGGCACCGGGCGCCATCATCGCCTCCGATGTCATCGAATCGGGCAACACCTCGGCCGCCTCGGTGCCACTCGCGCTGTCCAAACTGGCCGAATCCGGGCAGATCAACAGCGGTGATCCGGTGTTGCTGTTTGGATTCGGAGGCGGACTGACCTATGCCGGTCAAGTCATCCGCTGCCCGTGA
- a CDS encoding beta-ketoacyl-[acyl-carrier-protein] synthase family protein — translation MVDVVVTGLGATTPLGGDVASTWRALLDGVSGAGPLTQDWAAELPVRIAAQLAEDPGVKISRVRQRRLDRSEQIAIIAATEAFNDAGLTDSGLDRERLGVCFGSGIGGATTLLEQDDILEEKGPRRVSPHTVPMLMPNGPAAWVGLELKAKAGVHAPTSACATSSESIAWGLDMIRAGRADVVVAGGAEAVVHALPIAGFASMKALSTRNDEPTKASRPWDANRDGFVMGEGAGAVVLERADHAKARGARVYARLAGAGMTSDGFDIVQPDPEGGIRAMRMAMRDAGATGIDIGHVNAHATSTPVGDMGEVRGIGEAVGLHPILTSTKSMTGHLLGAAGAVESIAVILALQESLIPPTINLDEPDEALNLDVATGTPRKADLTAAMNNSFGFGGHNVSLVFAKA, via the coding sequence ATGGTTGATGTTGTCGTAACCGGGCTCGGTGCGACGACCCCGCTGGGCGGAGACGTCGCCTCGACATGGCGTGCCCTGCTTGACGGCGTTTCCGGGGCGGGGCCCCTCACACAGGACTGGGCCGCGGAACTGCCGGTGCGCATCGCGGCCCAGTTGGCGGAAGATCCGGGGGTCAAGATTTCCCGGGTCCGCCAACGTCGCCTGGACCGCAGTGAGCAGATCGCGATCATCGCCGCCACCGAAGCGTTCAACGACGCGGGCCTGACCGACAGCGGTCTCGACCGCGAGCGGTTGGGTGTGTGTTTCGGCAGCGGGATCGGTGGTGCGACCACACTGCTGGAGCAGGACGACATCCTGGAGGAGAAGGGTCCTCGGCGGGTGTCACCGCACACCGTCCCGATGTTGATGCCCAACGGCCCGGCCGCCTGGGTCGGTCTGGAGTTGAAGGCGAAGGCGGGTGTTCACGCACCCACCAGCGCCTGCGCCACCAGTTCGGAGTCGATCGCCTGGGGTCTGGACATGATCCGAGCCGGTCGTGCCGACGTCGTGGTCGCCGGTGGCGCCGAAGCCGTCGTCCACGCCTTGCCGATCGCCGGCTTCGCCTCGATGAAGGCGCTGTCGACCCGAAACGACGAACCGACCAAGGCGTCACGTCCCTGGGACGCCAACCGGGACGGTTTCGTCATGGGTGAGGGCGCCGGTGCGGTCGTACTGGAACGCGCCGACCACGCCAAGGCTCGCGGGGCGCGGGTGTACGCCCGGTTGGCCGGTGCCGGCATGACCTCCGACGGTTTCGACATCGTGCAACCGGATCCCGAGGGCGGGATTCGCGCCATGCGTATGGCGATGCGCGACGCCGGAGCCACCGGCATCGACATCGGTCACGTCAACGCCCACGCCACCTCCACTCCGGTCGGTGACATGGGCGAGGTGCGCGGTATCGGTGAAGCCGTCGGGCTGCATCCGATCCTCACCAGCACCAAGTCGATGACCGGTCACCTCCTGGGCGCCGCCGGTGCCGTGGAGTCGATCGCGGTGATCCTCGCACTGCAGGAGAGCCTGATCCCACCGACGATCAACCTGGACGAGCCCGATGAGGCGCTCAACCTTGACGTGGCAACCGGTACGCCGCGCAAGGCCGACCTGACCGCCGCGATGAACAACTCGTTCGGGTTCGGTGGCCACAATGTTTCACTCGTCTTCGCCAAGGCGTGA
- a CDS encoding Nif3-like dinuclear metal center hexameric protein has product MKATIGEITAKLDAIYPHVWAADWDRVGSVCGRPGTAVTRVLFAVDCVPSTVAEAREVGAQLLVTHHPLLLRGVSTVAPTTYKGEIVHSLIESGIGLYVAHTNADVAAPGVSDALAGRLGLSDLRPLEPTEEGRGIGRVGRLPEPTTLSAFASVVAQALPATAAGIRVAGDPGRRVSMVAVSGGAGDGYLSQARDCGADVYVTADLRHHVAGEYIEEPGPALIDAAHWATERPWLDLVAAQVRHAFDVDTVVSDRNTDPWTLHVASSDGQQLHS; this is encoded by the coding sequence ATGAAGGCCACCATCGGTGAGATCACCGCGAAGCTCGACGCGATATACCCGCACGTGTGGGCGGCCGACTGGGACCGCGTCGGGTCGGTGTGCGGCCGACCGGGCACGGCGGTGACCCGAGTCCTGTTCGCCGTCGACTGTGTTCCATCCACTGTGGCAGAAGCCAGGGAGGTGGGTGCCCAACTTCTGGTCACCCACCACCCGCTCTTGCTGCGGGGTGTGTCGACGGTGGCCCCGACGACATACAAGGGCGAGATCGTTCACTCCCTGATCGAGTCGGGAATCGGGCTGTACGTGGCCCACACCAACGCCGACGTCGCCGCCCCCGGGGTGTCGGACGCGCTGGCGGGACGCCTGGGGCTGTCGGATCTGCGCCCGCTGGAACCCACCGAGGAGGGACGGGGAATCGGGCGGGTGGGACGGCTCCCTGAACCCACGACCCTCTCGGCGTTCGCTTCGGTTGTGGCACAGGCACTTCCCGCAACGGCCGCCGGCATTCGGGTCGCGGGCGATCCAGGTCGGCGCGTCAGTATGGTCGCGGTGTCCGGCGGTGCGGGCGACGGCTATCTGTCCCAGGCGCGTGATTGCGGTGCCGACGTCTACGTCACGGCTGACCTGCGGCATCACGTCGCAGGGGAGTACATCGAGGAACCGGGGCCGGCTCTGATCGATGCGGCTCACTGGGCGACCGAGCGTCCCTGGCTCGATTTGGTGGCGGCCCAAGTGCGCCACGCATTCGACGTCGATACCGTGGTGAGTGACCGCAACACCGATCCGTGGACGCTTCATGTCGCATCATCGGATGGACAACAACTACACAGCTAG
- a CDS encoding helix-turn-helix domain-containing protein: protein MEWSDQPIGRRVAYWRQRRGMSQQVFADAIGKSKSWVDKVERGVRRLDKFSVLNEIADALAIDTQQLMGRDVQRRTDAVSCIDQVEVDSIRASLERYERLGKYLGAAPIPATPTPELKKAVAHAWYAYEKANYPVLARTLIDLLRAAPVAEEQAGTSEARAEAAALLTQVYQIASTLLRKLGEPQLSWLAADRAIGAAQRCDDPLLIGIATTRVANALRSLGRFEAALDLNVQVAHGMMSEIGSTAKSDPEAMSVYGALLLQGAMAAALTGDAATTRDLLRAASSAAQLVGDGKNYYWTSFGPTNVELHRAAAFVELGEGRQAIQVHERIPRSALDALVPERRAHHYLDLARACTQVGRLEQAGEALVTADQVAPNEIRCRPLAHDILADLLRRDTGPGSPSVRHLAETMGIAA, encoded by the coding sequence ATGGAGTGGTCAGATCAGCCAATAGGCAGACGGGTTGCCTATTGGCGACAACGTCGTGGAATGTCACAACAGGTATTCGCCGATGCGATCGGTAAGTCGAAGAGCTGGGTGGACAAGGTCGAACGTGGGGTTCGGCGCTTGGACAAGTTCTCCGTGCTCAACGAGATCGCCGACGCGCTGGCGATCGACACGCAACAACTGATGGGGCGTGATGTACAGCGCCGCACCGACGCGGTCAGCTGCATCGACCAGGTGGAGGTCGACAGTATCCGGGCGTCGCTGGAACGGTATGAGCGGTTGGGAAAGTACCTGGGCGCCGCACCGATCCCGGCTACTCCGACGCCGGAGTTGAAGAAGGCCGTCGCCCATGCCTGGTACGCCTACGAAAAGGCGAACTACCCGGTACTGGCGCGGACGTTGATCGACCTGTTGCGGGCGGCGCCGGTCGCCGAGGAACAGGCGGGCACCTCCGAGGCACGGGCCGAGGCCGCCGCGTTGTTGACGCAGGTCTACCAGATCGCCTCTACCCTGCTGCGCAAGCTGGGGGAGCCTCAGTTGTCCTGGTTGGCCGCCGATCGAGCCATCGGTGCCGCGCAGCGTTGCGACGATCCGCTGCTGATCGGCATCGCCACGACCCGAGTCGCCAACGCGTTGCGGTCGCTCGGGCGCTTCGAGGCGGCGCTGGACTTGAACGTCCAGGTCGCCCACGGCATGATGTCCGAAATCGGCAGTACCGCCAAGAGCGATCCGGAGGCGATGAGCGTCTACGGCGCTCTGCTGTTGCAGGGCGCGATGGCGGCGGCGTTGACCGGAGATGCGGCGACCACTCGTGACCTGTTGCGCGCCGCGTCCAGTGCGGCGCAGTTGGTCGGTGACGGGAAGAACTACTACTGGACCTCATTCGGTCCCACGAATGTGGAGCTGCATCGCGCCGCCGCCTTCGTGGAGCTCGGTGAGGGACGCCAGGCGATCCAGGTGCACGAACGCATCCCGAGGTCGGCCCTGGACGCGCTGGTGCCGGAGCGGCGGGCCCACCATTACCTCGACTTGGCTCGCGCGTGCACACAGGTGGGGCGACTGGAACAGGCGGGTGAGGCCCTGGTGACCGCCGATCAGGTGGCGCCCAATGAGATCCGGTGCCGACCGCTGGCCCACGACATTCTGGCCGACCTGTTGCGCCGAGATACCGGTCCCGGTTCGCCATCGGTGCGGCACCTGGCCGAAACGATGGGGATCGCCGCGTGA
- a CDS encoding adenosine deaminase, protein MAAFIAGLPKAEIHVHHVGSASPRIVAQLAARHPDGKVPVDPEELADYFTFRDFAHFIEVYLSVVDLIRTPEDVRLLTYEIARDMAEQRIGYAEMTVTPFSSVRRGIDPVEFMAAIEDARTSAESEFGTVLRWCFDIPGEAGLPAADSTLELATRYRPDGLVSFGLGGPEIGVPRPQFKPYFDRAIAEGLRSVPHAGESTGPETIWDALVDLRAERIGHGTSAITDPKLLEHLAEHRIPLEVCPTSNIATRVVTTMEEHPLRTMVEAGVPVTINSDDPPMFGTDLNTEYLIAARLLDLDTDGVAGLAKNAVDASFAESTTKTELSSRIDDYARQWRDQEESPAQRAH, encoded by the coding sequence ATGGCGGCGTTCATCGCCGGACTGCCCAAAGCCGAGATCCACGTTCACCACGTGGGGTCGGCGTCACCGCGAATCGTGGCGCAGCTGGCCGCTCGCCACCCTGACGGCAAGGTGCCGGTGGATCCCGAGGAGCTCGCCGACTACTTCACCTTCCGAGACTTCGCCCATTTCATCGAGGTTTACCTTTCGGTCGTCGATCTCATCCGCACGCCCGAGGACGTTCGGCTGCTGACCTATGAGATCGCTCGTGACATGGCCGAGCAGCGGATCGGGTACGCCGAGATGACGGTGACGCCGTTCAGCTCGGTGCGGCGTGGCATCGACCCGGTCGAGTTCATGGCCGCGATCGAAGACGCCCGCACCAGTGCCGAATCCGAGTTCGGCACGGTGCTGCGCTGGTGCTTCGACATTCCCGGTGAAGCGGGGCTACCCGCCGCCGACTCGACGCTGGAGCTGGCCACCAGATACCGACCGGACGGACTGGTGAGCTTCGGACTGGGCGGTCCGGAAATCGGGGTCCCCCGGCCTCAGTTCAAGCCGTACTTCGACCGGGCGATAGCCGAGGGGTTGCGCAGCGTTCCCCACGCAGGAGAGTCGACCGGCCCGGAGACCATCTGGGACGCGTTGGTCGACTTGCGCGCCGAACGGATCGGGCACGGTACCAGCGCGATCACCGACCCGAAGCTGCTGGAGCATCTTGCCGAGCACCGGATTCCGTTGGAGGTGTGTCCGACGTCGAACATCGCCACCCGAGTGGTGACGACGATGGAGGAGCACCCGCTGCGGACCATGGTCGAAGCGGGCGTTCCGGTCACCATCAACAGTGACGACCCACCGATGTTCGGCACCGATCTCAACACCGAGTACCTGATCGCCGCGCGTCTACTCGACCTCGACACCGACGGAGTCGCCGGCCTGGCGAAGAACGCGGTCGACGCGTCGTTCGCCGAATCCACGACCAAGACAGAGCTGTCCTCCCGCATCGACGATTACGCCCGCCAATGGCGTGACCAGGAGGAAAGCCCAGCTCAACGGGCTCACTGA
- a CDS encoding carboxyl transferase domain-containing protein — protein sequence MPRLTALFDAGTMQLIAHGDDSGVVTARGDIGGTPAIAYCSDARRMGGAMGTDGCGHIVSAIDTAVADRIPVVGIWHSGGARLPEGVVALHAVGQVFAAMIRASGRVPQISVVLGPAAGGAAYGPALTDIVVMSDTGRIFVTGPEVVKSVTGEESDMASLGGPDVHARKSGVAHIATKDDASALATARDLTSLLGRQGHLQPADAVDETDLSTALPEQANRAYNVKPLVRKLLDGGDNVEAPVELHAKWAPNIVTVLGRFAGRTVGVIANNPLRLGGCLNSESAEKAARFVRMCDALGVPMIVLVDVPGYLPGLGQEWEGVVRRGAKLLHAFAESVVPRVTLVTRKSYGGAYIAMNSRALGATAVFAWPQAEVAVMGASAAVNVLYRKQLAAAPEEEREALRAQFIEKQEREAGGVGLAQEIGVVDEVIDPRHTRHRIATALAAAPAARGAHGNIPL from the coding sequence ATGCCCCGACTGACTGCGCTGTTCGACGCCGGAACCATGCAGCTGATCGCCCACGGTGACGACTCCGGAGTCGTCACCGCCCGCGGCGACATCGGCGGCACCCCGGCGATCGCCTACTGCTCCGACGCCCGGCGCATGGGTGGCGCCATGGGCACCGACGGTTGTGGTCACATCGTGTCGGCGATCGACACCGCCGTGGCCGACCGCATCCCGGTGGTCGGAATCTGGCACTCCGGTGGGGCTCGGCTTCCCGAGGGTGTGGTGGCGCTGCATGCGGTGGGACAGGTGTTCGCCGCGATGATTCGCGCGTCGGGTCGAGTACCGCAGATCTCGGTGGTGCTCGGTCCGGCCGCCGGAGGCGCCGCCTACGGCCCCGCGCTGACCGACATCGTCGTCATGTCGGACACCGGGCGGATCTTCGTGACCGGTCCCGAAGTCGTCAAGAGCGTCACCGGCGAGGAATCGGACATGGCCAGCCTCGGCGGGCCCGACGTCCACGCCCGCAAATCCGGGGTCGCCCACATCGCGACCAAGGACGACGCCTCCGCGCTGGCCACCGCCCGCGACCTGACCTCGCTGTTGGGTCGCCAGGGCCACCTCCAACCGGCCGACGCGGTCGACGAGACCGACCTCTCGACGGCGCTTCCCGAACAGGCCAACCGTGCCTACAACGTCAAGCCGTTGGTGCGCAAGCTCCTCGATGGCGGTGACAACGTCGAGGCGCCGGTGGAGCTGCATGCGAAGTGGGCTCCCAACATCGTCACCGTGCTGGGACGTTTCGCCGGTCGCACGGTCGGTGTCATCGCCAACAACCCGCTGCGGTTGGGTGGCTGCCTCAACTCCGAGAGCGCCGAGAAGGCAGCCCGGTTCGTCCGGATGTGTGACGCCCTGGGTGTACCCATGATCGTTCTGGTCGACGTGCCCGGTTACCTGCCGGGCCTCGGTCAGGAATGGGAAGGCGTGGTGCGTCGGGGTGCGAAGTTGCTGCACGCCTTCGCCGAGTCGGTCGTCCCCCGGGTGACCCTGGTGACCCGCAAGTCCTACGGCGGTGCCTACATCGCGATGAACTCGCGGGCGCTGGGCGCCACGGCGGTGTTCGCGTGGCCGCAGGCCGAGGTCGCCGTCATGGGCGCATCGGCGGCCGTGAACGTTCTGTACCGCAAGCAGCTGGCCGCCGCTCCCGAGGAGGAGCGTGAGGCGCTGCGGGCGCAGTTCATCGAGAAGCAGGAGCGGGAGGCCGGCGGAGTCGGTCTGGCGCAGGAGATCGGAGTGGTGGACGAGGTCATCGACCCCCGCCACACCCGTCACCGGATCGCCACCGCGCTGGCGGCGGCCCCGGCGGCACGGGGGGCGCACGGCAACATCCCGCTGTAA
- a CDS encoding phage holin family protein: protein MNGKWLIRTGMALVANAVTILIAAAVLPRFWISGFWSFLFAVIIFTLATMGVKALLGRFTKLGTWAAGLVTTWLALLVTDVLSRGIQVEGIFTWIFAVLIVWAGTLVYDLIDDKAFAEVSKRMPRGSGPTARPTT, encoded by the coding sequence ATGAATGGCAAATGGCTAATACGTACCGGAATGGCGTTGGTCGCCAACGCCGTAACCATCCTCATCGCCGCGGCGGTGCTACCCAGATTCTGGATCAGCGGGTTCTGGTCTTTCCTGTTCGCGGTCATCATCTTCACCTTGGCGACGATGGGTGTCAAAGCCCTGTTGGGAAGATTCACCAAATTGGGCACCTGGGCCGCGGGGTTGGTAACGACCTGGCTGGCGCTGTTGGTCACCGATGTGCTGTCGCGAGGAATCCAAGTCGAGGGCATCTTCACCTGGATCTTCGCGGTGTTGATCGTCTGGGCCGGAACCCTGGTGTACGACCTCATCGATGACAAGGCCTTCGCCGAGGTCAGCAAACGAATGCCTCGCGGATCGGGCCCGACGGCCAGACCCACCACGTGA